One genomic window of Syngnathus acus chromosome 11, fSynAcu1.2, whole genome shotgun sequence includes the following:
- the LOC119130554 gene encoding CMP-N-acetylneuraminate-beta-galactosamide-alpha-2,3-sialyltransferase 1-like, producing MWHPKRRKLKTLALLLCVVTFTTFVFSYTLRQPSSYFFKYAFRLAGSSKGPCACQQCMTEADDDPWFTERFNQSVYPLMTRENSALSNETYKWWQWLQLEKRPANFSEVVEELFRVIPDDALYADAGPERCRTCAVVGNSGNLKGSQYGGLIDSSHFILRMNQAPTAGFEEDVGARTTHHLMYPESARDLDNATSLVLIPFKTLDLQWIISALTTGTIKHTYIPVMSRIEANKNKVLIYNPTFFKYVYDSWLEGHGRYPSTGFLSLLFAIHICDQVSVFGFGADQNGNWHHYWEENLVAGAFRDTGVHDADFESNVTHFLADKHKIRMFNGR from the exons ATGTGGCACCCCAAACGCAGGAAGTTGAAGACTTTGGCTCTGCTCTTGTGCGTGGTGACGTTCACCACCTTCGTCTTCAGCTACACCTTGCGTCAGCCCTCAAGTTACTTCTTCAAATACGCCTTTCGCTTGGCCGGGTCATCCAAGGGCCCGTGCGCTTGTCAGCAGTGCATGACCGAGGCGGACGACGACCCTTGGTTCACCGAGCGCTTCAACCAATCCGTCTACCCGCTCATGACCAGAGAGAACAGCGCACTCTCGAACGAAACCTACAAATGGTGGCAG TGGCTGCAATTGGAAAAGCGGCCAGCTAACTTCAGCGAGGTGGTGGAGGAGCTTTTCCGAGTCATTCCGGACGACGCTCTTTACGCCGACGCCGGGCCCGAGCGTTGCCGGACCTGCGCCGTGGTGGGGAACTCGGGGAACCTGAAGGGATCCCAATATGGAGGCCTCATCGACTCcagtcatttcattttaag AATGAATCAAGCTCCCACCGCTGGTTTCGAGGAAGACGTGGGGGCCAGGACGACGCATCACCTGATGTATCCGGAAAGCGCCAGGGATCTGGACAACGCCACCAGTTTGGTCCTCATCCCGTTCAAGACTTTGGACTTGCAGTGGATCATCAGCGCCTTGACCACAGGCACCATTAAACA CACTTACATTCCAGTGATGTCCAGGATTGAGGCAAACAAGAAtaag GTGTTAATTTACAACCCGACATTTTTCAAGTACGTCTATGATTCTTGGCTGGAGGGGCATGGACGTTATCCTTCCACCGGCTTCCTCAGCTTGCTTTTTGCAATCCACATATGTGACCAG GTGAGTGTGTTTGGCTTTGGCGCTGACCAGAATGGAAACTGGCACCACTACTGGGAGGAGAACCTTGTGGCTGGAGCTTTCAGAGACACCGGAGTCCATGATGCGGATTTTGAATCTAATGTCACACATTTTTTAgcggacaaacacaaaatccgAATGTTTAACGGTAGATGA